Proteins co-encoded in one Sulfurimonas sp. HSL1-2 genomic window:
- a CDS encoding patatin-like phospholipase family protein, with translation MAESEMPCRKIALALSGGGVRAVAHLGVVEVLQQQGYEIAAIAGSSGGALAGVLLCDGRTPREVLEIYRELRRIDLVRHFRQGGVFALKGIERLLSHHLSVTDLEALQIPCIIAATDLTAGTIRYFDRGPVAKLAAASSSLIPFFAPVSYGGMRLGDGGFMDNMPVRALKDLGLPILGINVNAILPQEPKNVMQTTYRALILMMAANVEASKHFADAYLEVQGCAAMNIFDTTKLDEAFDAGRREAEVALEKGLLDLA, from the coding sequence ATGGCAGAGAGTGAAATGCCCTGCAGGAAGATCGCACTCGCGTTATCGGGCGGCGGCGTGCGCGCCGTGGCCCACCTCGGCGTCGTCGAGGTCCTGCAGCAGCAGGGCTATGAAATCGCCGCCATCGCGGGCAGCAGCGGCGGCGCACTCGCCGGGGTATTGCTCTGCGACGGACGTACTCCGCGGGAGGTCCTGGAGATCTACCGCGAACTCCGGCGTATCGACCTTGTGCGCCACTTCCGCCAGGGCGGGGTCTTCGCCCTCAAGGGGATCGAACGGCTGCTTTCCCATCACCTCTCAGTGACCGATCTCGAAGCACTCCAAATTCCCTGCATCATCGCCGCGACGGACCTGACGGCCGGAACGATCCGCTATTTCGACCGCGGCCCCGTTGCCAAACTGGCCGCGGCCTCCTCGTCGCTCATCCCCTTTTTCGCCCCGGTATCTTACGGGGGGATGCGCCTGGGCGACGGCGGCTTCATGGACAATATGCCGGTGCGCGCACTCAAAGATTTGGGTCTGCCCATCCTGGGCATCAACGTCAACGCCATTTTGCCGCAGGAGCCGAAAAACGTCATGCAGACGACCTACCGTGCCCTCATTCTGATGATGGCGGCGAACGTCGAGGCATCAAAGCATTTTGCCGATGCCTATTTGGAAGTACAGGGGTGTGCGGCGATGAACATCTTCGACACCACGAAACTCGACGAGGCCTTTGACGCGGGCCGGCGGGAGGCGGAAGTTGCGCTGGAAAAGGGGTTACTGGATCTTGCGTAG
- a CDS encoding DUF302 domain-containing protein, with amino-acid sequence MLTCKKWLAPAALGTLLALGFSGCGSDENTTETITPYERVAVIPGTWADVLAVADQIASYVDTTDESVALGYPTNWIVAGANPKLGEEYNTTDLLPIPAIGGKSRVVELCNSAYATKAMATGRYHGPALPCEVSVHSDGENIYVDMLNADAIFSIFFTDINDTEGVLEGVASDVKSEIRGIVLAALADRSPAESNLKMGPLFDKTGMEELSFTTPYLVYRYERKDGAAFVPGDDRTLASEIIAKLGTDVATADLNVPGLSSGSAWRSGRPEPLAIPGVQVVEACSPKYATKATKLGNEYITALPCEIAAYIDETDESNKTMVISFLNPSFMFGTMFEGAVERAYAAGDITKAEVIEYSTLAEVVFGDLRLIVDAAVQASDLNLTVQ; translated from the coding sequence ATGTTGACCTGTAAAAAATGGCTTGCCCCTGCGGCACTCGGTACCCTGCTGGCGTTGGGTTTTAGCGGCTGCGGTTCGGATGAAAACACTACGGAGACGATCACCCCCTACGAGCGTGTCGCGGTCATCCCCGGCACCTGGGCCGATGTGCTGGCGGTCGCGGATCAGATCGCATCCTACGTCGATACGACGGATGAGAGTGTGGCACTCGGCTATCCGACGAACTGGATCGTCGCCGGGGCCAACCCGAAGCTCGGAGAGGAGTACAATACGACCGACCTGCTGCCCATTCCCGCCATCGGCGGAAAGAGCCGGGTCGTTGAGCTCTGCAACAGTGCCTATGCGACCAAGGCGATGGCGACGGGGCGTTACCACGGGCCTGCACTGCCGTGCGAAGTCTCCGTTCACAGCGACGGCGAAAACATCTACGTCGATATGCTCAACGCCGATGCGATCTTCTCCATCTTCTTTACGGATATCAACGACACGGAGGGGGTACTCGAAGGGGTTGCATCCGATGTCAAAAGCGAGATCCGCGGCATCGTCCTGGCGGCGCTTGCCGACCGTAGCCCGGCGGAGTCAAACCTGAAAATGGGCCCGCTCTTTGACAAGACGGGGATGGAGGAGCTCTCCTTCACGACGCCGTACCTCGTCTACAGATACGAGCGCAAGGACGGCGCCGCATTTGTTCCGGGGGACGACCGCACGCTGGCCTCCGAGATCATCGCCAAACTGGGAACCGACGTCGCCACGGCCGACCTGAACGTCCCTGGCCTCTCCAGCGGCTCCGCCTGGCGCAGCGGCCGTCCGGAACCGCTGGCCATCCCCGGGGTCCAGGTCGTCGAGGCGTGTTCGCCGAAATACGCGACGAAGGCAACGAAGCTCGGCAACGAGTACATCACGGCGCTGCCGTGCGAGATCGCGGCCTATATCGACGAAACGGACGAGTCGAATAAAACGATGGTCATCAGTTTTCTCAACCCCAGCTTTATGTTCGGTACGATGTTCGAAGGGGCGGTGGAACGGGCGTACGCCGCCGGTGACATCACCAAGGCGGAGGTCATCGAGTACAGTACGCTGGCCGAAGTCGTCTTCGGGGACCTCCGCCTCATCGTCGATGCGGCCGTTCAGGCAAGCGACCTCAACCTGACGGTGCAGTAA
- the dusB gene encoding tRNA dihydrouridine synthase DusB has translation MILKDILDFSKPLYVLAPLAGYTDLPFRSVVKKFGADLTVSEMLSSNALAYGSQKTLKMLERSPNEDPYSVQIAGADTEIVRRAVEILNAQDDIDIIDLNCGCPVPKVVSHGSGSSLLKDLPQMGRIIETIKQTSNKPLTSVKIRLGFAEKNHLEIAKLVEESGADFLAVHGRTRAGKFKAEVDYDAIAEIKQAVSIPVIANGDIDSYEKAQWVLEHTKADGVMIGRGAVGAPWIFHQLKTGSATIDPMIRYEIIMEHYDRMIEFYGPRGVPMFRKHIHTYSKGYAGASALRDGVNRIDDVAAFRSLIDGFFKESRYVGEATETAPIACAYE, from the coding sequence ATGATTTTAAAAGACATTCTTGATTTTTCCAAACCTTTATATGTCCTCGCGCCCCTGGCGGGCTATACGGACCTGCCGTTTCGCAGCGTCGTGAAAAAGTTCGGCGCGGACCTCACCGTCAGCGAGATGCTCAGCTCCAATGCGCTGGCCTACGGCTCGCAGAAGACCCTCAAGATGCTCGAGCGCAGCCCCAACGAGGATCCCTATTCGGTCCAGATCGCCGGGGCCGACACGGAGATCGTCCGCCGTGCCGTCGAGATCCTTAACGCACAGGATGACATCGACATCATCGACCTCAACTGCGGCTGCCCCGTCCCCAAGGTCGTCAGCCACGGGTCGGGCAGCTCCCTGCTCAAGGACCTGCCGCAGATGGGCCGCATCATCGAGACGATAAAGCAGACGTCGAACAAGCCGCTCACCTCCGTCAAAATCAGGCTGGGCTTCGCGGAGAAGAACCACCTCGAGATCGCGAAACTGGTCGAGGAGAGCGGAGCGGACTTCCTGGCCGTGCATGGCCGCACCCGTGCCGGCAAGTTCAAGGCGGAGGTTGACTACGACGCCATTGCCGAGATCAAGCAGGCCGTCTCCATCCCAGTCATCGCCAACGGGGATATCGACAGCTATGAGAAAGCGCAGTGGGTGCTCGAACACACGAAAGCCGACGGCGTGATGATCGGCCGCGGCGCCGTCGGGGCACCGTGGATCTTCCATCAGCTCAAAACCGGCAGCGCGACGATCGACCCGATGATCCGCTACGAGATCATCATGGAGCATTACGACCGGATGATCGAGTTCTACGGGCCGCGCGGCGTGCCGATGTTTCGAAAGCATATCCACACCTACTCCAAGGGGTATGCCGGTGCCTCCGCCCTGCGCGACGGCGTGAACCGCATCGATGACGTCGCGGCGTTCAGGAGCCTCATCGACGGCTTCTTCAAAGAGAGCCGCTATGTCGGCGAGGCGACGGAGACGGCCCCGATCGCCTGCGCCTACGAATAA
- a CDS encoding HAMP domain-containing sensor histidine kinase codes for MKRPKSLQQLVISFFLLSSIVTFSLLGSYVVYRYHAELKSNLRLSLKVLAEDVVRHRLYANDASSIRQNFHLIEAYHSAPFVALFDDLTFDIGDSMPSAEEVSIIAVLPDGRYLKVHSNTLRIEQKTRDLALHLAAVFGAILLLFVLVFSLFLTRLLHPLRCLVRYCRMSAVDEQESPVCSGSAEVNELKNAIIDLQHANRSLCREKQNIFKEAAHEIKAPIAVLKARLSLFSEDDTYPKMRFVGESEADIATISSKLKELIFLKEIEWDMREAREDVPMQEQCRAMQQAFQPILEKKGLTMVSNFEQDFTLRIHKAAMQKVMQAVFENIFMHTKNHSVIRTTVDPARRRLEIVNEVGSKSDETLFSSHIGSRMIDRLSDKLGYRYETRLHNGTFTTVITFDAQEEQCPLERG; via the coding sequence TTGAAAAGGCCTAAGAGCCTGCAGCAGCTGGTGATCTCCTTTTTCCTGCTCAGCAGCATCGTCACCTTTTCGCTGCTGGGGAGTTATGTCGTCTACCGTTACCATGCGGAGCTCAAAAGCAACCTCCGTCTTTCGCTGAAAGTCCTTGCAGAGGATGTGGTGCGCCACCGGCTCTACGCGAATGATGCCTCATCAATACGGCAGAATTTCCACCTGATCGAAGCGTATCACAGCGCGCCCTTTGTCGCCCTCTTCGATGATCTGACCTTCGACATCGGCGACAGTATGCCGTCGGCAGAAGAGGTGTCTATTATTGCCGTGCTGCCTGACGGGCGCTACCTGAAAGTCCATTCGAATACCCTGCGGATTGAACAGAAGACCCGTGATCTCGCGCTGCACCTTGCCGCCGTGTTCGGGGCGATCCTGCTGCTGTTCGTGCTGGTCTTCTCGCTCTTCCTGACGCGTCTGCTCCATCCGCTGCGCTGCCTGGTGCGTTACTGCCGCATGAGTGCCGTGGATGAGCAGGAGTCCCCGGTCTGCAGCGGTTCGGCGGAAGTGAACGAGCTCAAAAACGCGATCATCGACCTGCAGCATGCGAACCGGTCGCTCTGCCGGGAGAAACAGAATATTTTCAAAGAGGCCGCGCACGAGATCAAAGCCCCCATCGCCGTACTAAAAGCGCGCCTGTCCCTCTTTTCCGAGGATGATACCTACCCCAAAATGCGTTTCGTCGGCGAGAGCGAAGCGGATATCGCAACGATCAGCAGCAAGCTCAAAGAACTTATCTTTCTCAAAGAGATCGAGTGGGATATGCGCGAGGCGAGGGAGGACGTCCCGATGCAGGAGCAGTGTAGAGCGATGCAGCAGGCCTTCCAGCCGATTCTGGAAAAGAAGGGGCTGACCATGGTCTCGAATTTCGAGCAGGATTTCACCCTCCGTATCCACAAAGCGGCGATGCAGAAGGTGATGCAGGCCGTCTTCGAGAACATCTTCATGCATACGAAGAACCACTCCGTGATCCGTACGACCGTCGATCCCGCGCGCCGGCGCCTCGAGATCGTCAACGAGGTCGGTTCCAAGAGCGACGAGACGCTTTTTAGTTCGCACATCGGTTCGAGGATGATCGACCGGCTCTCCGACAAGCTCGGCTACCGCTACGAGACCCGTCTGCACAACGGCACTTTCACGACCGTGATCACCTTTGATGCGCAGGAGGAGCAGTGCCCGCTTGAGCGGGGGTGA
- a CDS encoding 23S rRNA (pseudouridine(1915)-N(3))-methyltransferase RlmH, protein MEVTLYSIAKKERSIYDPLYKELIKMSSRFANVNDVEIFGKNVTKAHTIGEEAAKQAYTESLEPFLNRGYSIALHPDGKIIDSFEFSKLLSDKMSVQFYIGGAFGFEDAFLRRCDKVISLSPLTMSHKIAKAVLLEQIYRGFTILNNHPYHK, encoded by the coding sequence ATGGAAGTGACCCTCTACTCCATTGCGAAGAAAGAGCGGTCGATCTACGACCCTTTATACAAAGAACTTATAAAGATGAGCTCGCGTTTTGCCAACGTCAATGACGTCGAAATTTTCGGCAAAAACGTCACCAAAGCACACACTATCGGCGAAGAGGCCGCAAAACAGGCCTATACGGAGAGCCTTGAACCCTTTTTGAACCGAGGATATTCGATTGCGTTGCATCCTGATGGAAAAATAATCGACAGTTTCGAATTCAGTAAGCTCCTTAGTGATAAAATGTCGGTGCAATTTTATATCGGAGGGGCGTTCGGTTTCGAAGACGCGTTTCTTCGGCGTTGCGACAAGGTGATCAGCCTGTCGCCGCTGACGATGAGCCACAAGATCGCCAAGGCGGTTCTGCTGGAACAGATCTACCGCGGATTTACGATCCTGAACAACCACCCCTACCACAAATAA
- the uvrA gene encoding excinuclease ABC subunit UvrA, producing MDKITITGAREHNLKNISLEVPKNKLVVCTGLSGSGKSTLAFDTLYAEGQRRYIESLSSYARQFLDRIGKPDVDKIDGLTPAIAIDQKTTSKNPRSTVGTITEIYDYLRLLFARIGVQHCHLCGKEISQMSAADIIDQVQKLPEGSKAVILAPLIREKKGTFADLIEGLRHKGFVRAMVDGVMVRLDEEIELSKTKKHTIKVVIDRVVIKEENRDRIAQDVEKALKESYGEVEVEIMNHTEMDLTANIIHYSEHNACFDCKVSFEPLEPLSFSFNSPKGACPECDGLGIRYALDHDKIIDGDLSIEKGAVKIVYGFNKGYYFTFLKGFCETEGIDITVPFRDLEEHQKKAILHGSINEVTFKWKNHPVTRIWPGIIRIAYDMFKDEKDIQDYMSEKVCNVCGGHRLRRESLAVDVAGQKISGVISMPIEDTYRWFTAEDTFAFLGEQDSMIAQPILNEIKERLFFLFDVGLGYLTLSRDARTISGGEAQRIRIASQIGSGLTGVMYVLDEPSIGLHERDTLKLIRTLRSLQEKGNTVIVVEHDKETIEHADYIIDIGPGAGQFGGEVVFSGTLSQLMKAKTETAAYMTGKKKIEYFYRREQKEWIEIKNVTINNIVDLSARIPLQNLVCVTGVSGSGKSSLILQTLLPTARELLNRARKVHTVAGVEITGLEQLDKVIYLDQSPIGRTPRSNPATYTGLMDEIRNLFAKTKLSQIRGYTASRYSFNVKGGRCEKCQGEGELKIEMHFLPDIMVKCDACHGSRYNPQTLEIEYKGKSIADVLNMSVQEALTFFDAIPKIKAILKTLHDVGLGYITLGQNAVTLSGGEAQRIKLSKELSRKDTGNTLYILDEPTTGLHFADVDRLTQVLHHLVELGNSVLVIEHNLDMVKNADYILDMGPEGGSKGGRIIAVGDPETVAARADDTGSYTGEYLKKELEGTKR from the coding sequence ATGGATAAGATCACGATCACGGGCGCGCGGGAGCACAACCTCAAGAATATCTCGCTCGAGGTACCGAAGAACAAGCTCGTCGTCTGTACGGGCCTTTCGGGTTCGGGCAAATCGACGCTCGCTTTCGATACCCTCTACGCCGAGGGGCAGCGCCGCTACATCGAGAGCCTCTCCAGCTACGCCCGCCAGTTCCTGGACCGCATCGGCAAGCCCGACGTCGACAAGATCGACGGCCTGACCCCCGCCATTGCCATCGACCAGAAGACGACCTCGAAGAACCCCCGTTCGACCGTCGGGACGATCACGGAGATCTACGACTACCTCCGCCTGCTCTTCGCGCGCATCGGCGTGCAGCACTGCCACCTCTGCGGCAAGGAGATCTCGCAGATGTCCGCCGCGGACATCATCGACCAGGTGCAGAAGCTCCCCGAAGGCTCCAAGGCCGTCATCCTCGCCCCGCTGATCCGCGAGAAGAAGGGGACCTTCGCCGACCTGATCGAGGGGCTGCGCCACAAAGGGTTCGTACGGGCGATGGTCGACGGCGTCATGGTGCGCCTTGACGAGGAGATCGAACTCTCCAAGACGAAGAAGCACACCATCAAGGTCGTGATCGACCGCGTCGTCATCAAGGAGGAGAACCGCGACCGCATCGCCCAGGACGTCGAAAAGGCGCTCAAGGAGAGCTACGGCGAGGTCGAGGTCGAGATCATGAACCATACCGAGATGGATCTGACCGCGAACATCATCCACTACAGCGAGCACAACGCCTGTTTCGACTGCAAGGTGAGCTTCGAACCGCTCGAGCCGCTCAGCTTCTCCTTCAACTCCCCCAAGGGGGCCTGTCCCGAGTGCGACGGGCTCGGCATCCGCTACGCCCTGGACCACGACAAGATCATCGACGGGGACCTCTCCATCGAGAAGGGCGCGGTCAAGATCGTCTACGGCTTCAACAAGGGGTACTACTTCACCTTCCTCAAAGGCTTCTGCGAGACCGAGGGGATCGACATCACCGTCCCGTTCCGCGACCTCGAGGAGCACCAGAAAAAGGCTATTTTGCACGGCAGCATCAACGAGGTGACCTTCAAGTGGAAGAACCACCCCGTCACGCGGATCTGGCCGGGGATCATCCGCATCGCCTACGACATGTTCAAGGACGAGAAGGATATCCAGGATTACATGAGCGAGAAGGTGTGCAACGTCTGCGGCGGCCACCGCCTTCGCCGCGAAAGCCTCGCCGTCGACGTGGCGGGCCAGAAGATCAGCGGCGTCATCTCGATGCCCATCGAGGATACCTACCGCTGGTTCACCGCCGAAGACACTTTCGCCTTCCTCGGGGAGCAGGACAGCATGATCGCCCAGCCCATCCTCAACGAGATCAAAGAGCGCCTCTTCTTCCTCTTCGACGTCGGCCTGGGCTATCTTACCCTCAGCCGCGACGCGCGGACCATCAGCGGGGGCGAAGCGCAGCGTATCCGGATCGCCAGCCAGATCGGCAGCGGCCTGACGGGGGTCATGTACGTCCTCGACGAACCCTCCATCGGCCTGCACGAGCGCGACACCCTCAAGCTCATCCGCACCCTGCGCTCCCTGCAGGAGAAGGGCAACACGGTCATCGTCGTCGAACACGACAAAGAGACGATCGAACATGCCGATTACATCATCGACATCGGTCCCGGGGCGGGGCAGTTCGGCGGTGAGGTCGTCTTCTCGGGGACCCTCAGCCAGCTCATGAAGGCAAAGACGGAGACGGCGGCCTACATGACGGGCAAGAAGAAGATCGAGTACTTCTACCGCCGCGAGCAGAAAGAGTGGATCGAGATCAAGAACGTCACCATCAACAACATCGTGGACCTCTCCGCCCGCATCCCGCTGCAGAACCTCGTCTGCGTCACCGGGGTGAGCGGCAGCGGCAAGAGCTCGCTCATCCTGCAGACCCTGCTGCCGACAGCGAGGGAGCTTCTCAACCGCGCGCGCAAGGTCCACACCGTCGCCGGCGTCGAGATCACGGGGCTGGAGCAGCTCGACAAGGTGATCTACCTCGACCAGAGCCCCATCGGCCGTACCCCGCGCTCGAACCCGGCAACCTATACGGGCCTCATGGACGAGATCCGCAACCTCTTTGCGAAAACGAAACTCTCCCAGATCCGCGGCTATACGGCCAGCCGCTACAGCTTCAACGTCAAGGGCGGCCGCTGCGAGAAGTGCCAGGGGGAAGGGGAGCTCAAGATCGAGATGCACTTCCTCCCCGACATCATGGTCAAATGCGACGCCTGTCACGGCAGCCGCTACAACCCGCAGACGCTGGAGATCGAGTACAAGGGCAAGTCCATCGCCGACGTCCTCAACATGAGCGTCCAGGAGGCGCTGACCTTCTTCGACGCCATCCCGAAGATCAAGGCGATCCTCAAGACGCTGCATGACGTGGGGCTGGGCTATATCACCCTGGGGCAGAACGCCGTCACCCTCTCGGGCGGGGAGGCGCAGCGCATCAAGCTCTCCAAGGAGCTCAGCCGCAAAGATACGGGCAACACCCTCTACATCCTCGACGAACCGACGACGGGACTCCACTTTGCCGACGTCGACCGCCTCACGCAGGTGCTGCACCACCTCGTCGAGCTGGGGAACTCCGTGCTCGTCATCGAGCACAACCTCGACATGGTCAAGAACGCCGACTACATCCTCGATATGGGCCCCGAGGGGGGCAGCAAGGGCGGCCGCATCATCGCCGTCGGCGATCCGGAAACGGTGGCAGCAAGGGCCGACGATACCGGAAGCTACACGGGCGAGTACCTGAAAAAGGAACTGGAAGGGACCAAGCGTTAA
- the dksA gene encoding RNA polymerase-binding protein DksA, which translates to MQNSELSYFEEILRARKAQIMKNISGVEAELNGLSEIEMNDEGDYAAISNENMVDTAIGTQQGTELLEIELALSKITAGTYGICEMCEEPISFARLKVKPHARFCIDCREIAEKNNAK; encoded by the coding sequence GTGCAAAACAGTGAACTCTCATATTTCGAGGAGATCCTGCGTGCCCGCAAAGCGCAGATCATGAAGAATATTTCCGGCGTCGAGGCGGAACTGAACGGTCTGAGTGAGATTGAGATGAATGATGAGGGCGATTACGCCGCCATCAGTAACGAAAACATGGTCGATACCGCGATCGGGACCCAGCAGGGAACGGAACTGCTCGAGATCGAACTGGCGCTGAGCAAGATCACTGCCGGCACCTACGGTATCTGCGAAATGTGCGAAGAGCCAATCAGTTTTGCGCGTCTCAAAGTAAAGCCGCATGCGCGTTTTTGCATTGACTGCAGGGAGATTGCCGAGAAGAACAACGCAAAGTAA
- a CDS encoding sulfite exporter TauE/SafE family protein — protein sequence MAEIIELVFLGIGVGALSGFFGIGGGTILVPALLFIGFDMKSAVGISVVQMVFSSIYGSYLNLKKGTLDVKMVLAIGIGGAVGALGSSFIVSALSGRTLEWIFMGFVLFALGRLFFKTVEHETEIKKVHPVLLFVIGLLLGAFSISIGVGGSILLVPILAGFLHVPLKNAISAGLFFVVFSSISGLVSLSAGGYVDYYHGVIIGIASMAGVFGGIWLKHVVPVKQHKLLMIAFYLVVIGYFFYRLVVKHG from the coding sequence ATGGCAGAGATTATCGAACTTGTTTTTTTGGGTATCGGCGTCGGCGCGCTGTCGGGCTTTTTCGGCATCGGCGGCGGGACGATCCTGGTCCCGGCACTGCTCTTTATCGGCTTTGACATGAAAAGCGCCGTCGGTATCTCCGTCGTCCAGATGGTCTTCAGCTCCATCTACGGCAGCTACCTGAACCTCAAAAAGGGGACCCTGGATGTGAAGATGGTTCTGGCCATCGGCATCGGGGGCGCCGTGGGTGCGCTGGGGAGCTCGTTTATTGTCAGCGCGCTTTCGGGGCGGACGCTCGAGTGGATCTTCATGGGCTTCGTCCTCTTTGCCCTGGGACGCCTCTTCTTCAAGACGGTCGAGCATGAGACGGAGATCAAAAAGGTCCATCCGGTGCTGCTCTTCGTCATCGGTCTGCTGCTGGGGGCCTTTTCCATCTCCATCGGGGTCGGGGGCTCCATCCTGCTCGTCCCCATCCTGGCAGGCTTCTTGCATGTGCCGCTCAAAAATGCCATCTCCGCCGGGCTCTTTTTTGTCGTCTTCTCCTCTATCTCCGGGCTCGTGAGCCTCTCGGCAGGGGGCTACGTCGACTATTACCACGGCGTCATCATCGGGATCGCATCGATGGCGGGTGTCTTCGGCGGGATCTGGCTCAAGCACGTCGTCCCCGTCAAACAGCACAAACTCCTGATGATCGCCTTCTACCTGGTGGTCATCGGCTATTTCTTCTACAGATTGGTGGTAAAGCATGGATAA
- a CDS encoding response regulator transcription factor produces the protein MRILMLEDDTVLAELVGGYLSRHFRIDVVTDLGEAVAYIERYRYSVVLLDRNINGVDVGMSLIEKIKQRSSETGVIVISAYDTIADKIAGLNLGADDYLDKPFDNAELLARIHALARRNQGVPSVEVSGLTCDTLGRSVRCAEEEIMLSRKENDLFFYLLSKQGQIISKDELLDALYINPQNIASNTIDVTVKNLRKKLPEGIIKTVKTRGYVIEKA, from the coding sequence ATGCGTATTCTGATGCTCGAAGACGATACCGTCCTGGCCGAACTGGTCGGCGGTTACCTTTCCCGCCATTTCCGTATCGACGTCGTTACCGACCTGGGCGAAGCCGTAGCCTACATAGAGCGCTACCGGTACAGTGTCGTCCTGCTTGACCGCAACATCAACGGCGTCGACGTCGGCATGTCCCTGATCGAAAAGATCAAGCAACGCAGCAGCGAGACGGGGGTGATCGTCATCAGCGCCTACGACACGATCGCGGACAAGATCGCGGGCCTCAACCTCGGCGCGGACGACTACCTCGACAAACCCTTCGACAACGCGGAGCTGCTGGCGCGCATCCACGCCCTGGCCCGCCGCAACCAGGGAGTGCCCAGCGTCGAAGTGAGCGGGCTCACATGCGACACGCTGGGGCGCTCGGTGCGGTGTGCGGAGGAGGAGATCATGCTCAGCCGCAAGGAGAACGATCTCTTCTTCTACCTGCTCTCAAAGCAGGGGCAGATCATCTCCAAGGATGAACTGCTCGACGCTCTCTATATCAATCCGCAGAATATCGCCTCCAACACGATCGACGTGACGGTGAAGAATCTCCGCAAAAAACTGCCCGAAGGGATCATCAAGACCGTCAAAACGCGGGGGTACGTGATTGAAAAGGCCTAA